The proteins below come from a single Argentina anserina chromosome 1, drPotAnse1.1, whole genome shotgun sequence genomic window:
- the LOC126793143 gene encoding 26S proteasome non-ATPase regulatory subunit 4 homolog, which yields MVLEATMICIDNSEWMRNGDYAPSRFQAQADTVNLICGAKTQSNPENTVGVLTMAGKGVRVLVTPTSDLGKILACMHGLEIGGEMNLAAGIQVAQLALKHRQNKNQQQRIIVFAGSVVNHEKKTLEMIGRKLKKNSVALDIINFGEEDEEKKEKLEALLAAVNNNNSHIVHVLASSGALSDVLISTPIFTGDGEGGSGFAASAVAAAAGGVSGFDFGVDPNLDPELALALRVSMEEERARQEAAAKRAAEDSSKQEKGGEEPSSSQDATMTERASAVTSEAENKSIDFMDDDSALLLQQALAMSMDDPASSHDLRDTDMSEAVADDPELALALQMSVQEGEKDSASDKDMSKLLADQSFVSSILASLPGVDPNDPSVRDLLASMQNQSEPEQKKNEDNKSPNEEK from the exons ATGGTCCTCGAG GCGACTATGATCTGCATTGACAATTCGGAGTGGATGCGCAACGGCGACTACGCTCCGTCGAGGTTTCAAGCTCAGGCCGACACCGTCAATCTGATTTGCGGTGCCAAAACCCAG TCTAATCCGGAGAATACGGTAGGTGTTCTCACCATGGCAGGAAAAGGTGTTCGCGTTTTGGTTACTCCTACTAGTGATCTTGGCAAGATTTTGGCTTGCATGCACG GTTTAGAAATAGGTGGTGAGATGAACTTGGCTGCTGGCATTCAGGTGGCTCAATTGGCCCTCAAACATCGTCAGAATAAGAACCAGCAACAAAGGATTATAGTCTTTGCTGGAAG TGTTGTTAATCACGAAAAGAAGACTTTGGAGATGATAGGAAGAAAGTTAAAGAAAAACAGTGTGGCTCTTGATATCATTAACTTTGGGGAAGaggatgaagaaaaaaaagagaagctagaagCACTTCTTGCTGCTGTGAACAATAATAACAGCCACATTGTTCATGTTTTGGCTAGTTCAGGTGCTCTTTCAGATGTACTCATAAG TACACCTATCTTCACTGGCGATGGAGAAGGTGGGAGCGGTTTTGCAGCATCAGCTGTTGCTGCTGCAGCTGGAGGTGTctctggttttgattttggtgTGGATCCCAATCTGGATCCTGAGCTTGCCCTTGCTCTTAGAGTATCaatggaggaggagagggCCAGACAAGAAGCAGCAGCTAAAAGGGCTGCTGAGGATTCTTCCAAACAGGAGAAAGGAGGGGAAGAACCATCCAGCTCGCAAGATGCAACTATGACAGAGCGTGCCAGTGCTGTAACATCTGAAGCTGAGAATAAGAGTATTGATTTTATG GATGATGACAGTGCTCTTCTGCTACAGCAGGCCCTTGCGATGTCCATGGATGACCCTGCTTCCAGCCATGATTTGCGAGACACTGACATGTCTGAGGCAGTTGCAGATGATCCTGAGTTGGCTTTAG CTCTTCAGATGTCTGTGCAGGAAGGTGAAAAAGATTCTGCTAGCGATAAAGATATGAGTAAATTACTGGCCGACCAGTCTTTTGTGTCTTCTATCCTTGCCTCG CTTCCTGGGGTTGACCCAAATGATCCTTCAGTACGAGACTTGCTTGCTTCTATGCAAAACCAGTCAGAG
- the LOC126792742 gene encoding MLO-like protein 4, protein MVEREGRSLEGTPTWTVATVITVMVVLGFFFHSALKHFGKWLDKTKRKSILSALEKIQEELMLFGLMSLLMGHWIVFVAKICVKSSSPAFSSRFFPCALEKEISETQYVLSSSPNYLNKSVSRVEVEENLHDYCPKDHESFASQESLEQLHRLIFVLGMTHVLYSIFAIVLAMIKIYSWRTWENEAKAKAIQSLEENPEGKQIRRLSTFIVHHASHPWSQHKFLVWLLCFSRQFWSSINRPSYMALRFGFITTHQLPLIYDFHNYMIRSMEEEFRDIVGISIPLWIYAICCIMLDFHGSNLYFWLSFLPAILILLIGTKLHRIVVKLAVEIMEVSPYMENHQFKLRDELFWFKRPWLLLRLIQLISFQNAFEMATFLWSLWEIKHPSCFMDNRTFLVIRLTFGVVSQFWCSFITFPLYVIITQMGSRFKKAVVSENVRHSLYGWKRRVKARQSPSSNKTGLLSSSPSSTVAVTSDSRKIYGSSSKSMEGSSVFSRVQKPSSPHQESNVKLDQVSEGDQKLERELCTQTLSSLMNDYDIYEEDEEGGEDDYHDSFQEDDNSKR, encoded by the exons ATGGTGGAGAGGGAAGGTCGATCCTTGGAAGGAACACCCACATGGACCGTGGCTACTGTGATTACTGTCATGGTTGTACTTGGGTTCTTCTTTCATAGCGCTTTGAAACATTTTGGAAAG TGGTTAGATAAGACTAAAAGGAAGTCTATACTTTCAGCTCTGGAGAAGATTCAAGAAG AACTCATGCTGTTTGGGCTAATGTCATTGTTGATGGGTCACTGGATTGTTTTTGTGGCAAAGATTTGTGTTAAATCTTCGTCACCGGCCTTCAGCAGCAGGTTCTTTCCTTGTGCTTTGGAGAAAGAGATCAGTGAGACTCAATATGTACTTTCTTCGAGTCCCAACTATCTGAACAAGTCAGTTTCTAGAGTGGAAGTAGAAGAAAACCTTCATGATTATTGTCCTAAG GATCATGAGTCCTTTGCTTCTCAAGAAAGTCTTGAACAGCTTCATCGGTTGATATTTGTGCTTGGCATGACTCATGTTCTTTACAGTATCTTTGCTATTGTCCTGGCCATGATTAAG ATTTATAGCTGGAGAACATGGGAAAATGAAGCTAAAGCCAAGGCAATTCAGAGCTTAGAAG AAAACCCAGAAGGTAAGCAGATCAGAAGATTGTCGACATTTATAGTTCACCATGCGTCCCATCCATGGAGTCAGCACAAGTTTCTTGTTTGGCTG CTTTGTTTCAGTCGCCAATTCTGGAGTTCTATAAACCGACCTTCTTATATGGCTTTGCGTTTTGGATTCATCACT ACTCATCAGCTTCCTTTAATATATGATTTCCATAATTATATGATCCGGAGCATGGAGGAAGAATTTCGTGATATTGTCGGTATCAG TATACCTCTCTGGATATATGCCATATGTTGCATTATGTTAGATTTTCATG GAAGCAACTTATACTTTTGGCTTTCCTTCCTTCCAGCTATT TTAATCCTGCTTATTGGTACAAAACTGCATCGGATAGTGGTAAAATTGGCTGTTGAAATCATGGAAGTAAGTCCATATATGGAAAATCATCAGTTTAAACTAAGGGATGAGCTCTTTTGGTTCAAGAGACCCTGGCTTCTTTTACGGCTAATACAACTGATATCCTTCCAG aatGCATTCGAGATGGCTACTTTCCTCTGGTCTCTG TGGGAAATTAAACATCCTTCATGTTTCATGGACAATCGTACTTTCCTCGTGATCCGCTTGACATTTGG GGTAGTCTCCCAGTTCTGGTGTAGTTTCATTACATTCCCACTCTATGTTATCATCACACAAATGGGTTCAAGGTTCAAGAAAGCTGTAGTTTCAGAAAATGTTAGACACTCGCTATATGGATGGAAAAGGAGAGTGAAGGCTAGACAAAGTCCTTCATCTAATAAAACTGGTCTGTTGAGTTCATCACCTTCTTCAACAGTGGCAGTCACATCAGATTCTAGAAAAATTTATGGTTCTTCCTCAAAAAGCATGGAAGGGAGCTCAGTCTTCTCCAGGGTCCAAAAACCATCTTCCCCACATCAAGAGTCCAATGTGAAGCTAGATCAAGTTAGCGAGGGCGACCAGAAGTTAGAGCGTGAGCTGTGCACGCAAACGCTTTCTTCTTTGATGAATGATTATGACAtttatgaagaagatgaagaaggtgGGGAAGATGACTACCATGATTCATTTCAGGAAGACGATAATAGTAAAAGATAA
- the LOC126794130 gene encoding thiosulfate sulfurtransferase 18 gives MKAYWFGVPCGFVALLLVLFCSSGSEVVTIDVQQAKDLIKSGYGYVDVRTVEEFERGYVDAEKIYNIPYMFNRPEGKVKNPDFLKEVASACSKDDHIVVGCQSGLRSLYAVADLQNVGYKHLSNMGGGYLAWTEKRFSVVKPEDVDLKKAEVVKKPEEVEQKKPEAEL, from the exons ATGAAAGCTTATTGGTTTGGAGTTCCTTGTGGGTTTGTTGCTCTACTGCTTGTGTTATTTTGTAGTTCTGGATCAGAGGTTGTGACTATTGATGTTCAACAAGCCAAGGATCTGATCAAGTCTGGCTATGGTTATGTGGATGTTAG GACTGTGGAGGAGTTCGAGAGAGGGTATGTTGATGCGGAGAAGATTTACAATATTCCTTACATGTTCAATAGACCCGAAG GTAAAGTGAAAAATCCAGATTTCTTGAAAGAGGTTGCATCTGCTTGCAGCAAAGATGACCATATTGTTGTG GGTTGTCAAAGTGGGCTTAGATCCCTATATGCAGTTGCTGATCTTCAAAATGTT GGATATAAGCATCTCAGCAACATGGGAGGAGGTTATTTGGCTTGGACAGAGAAACGGTTTTCTGTTGTTAAGCCAGAAGATGTCGATCTGAAAAAGGCAGAAGTTGTAAAAAAGCCAGAAGAGGTTGAGCAGAAAAAGCCAGAAGCTGAGCTCTAA